The following proteins are encoded in a genomic region of Natronorubrum halophilum:
- a CDS encoding sulfatase, translating to MSSPNVLLIVLDSVRARNTSLHGHHCETTPVLDRFAEGATRYTQARAPGIHSITSHISLFTGHAVAQHRATDHGVSLKSGHTVWETLVEQYDYETGLFTPNSIVSESSNLAEFFEHLVGPKRRIEAFPEAISPQDVSGNPSYVEYVAECLRDDRPLRSIWNGLARLTESGSLAHSPSKEHGGIYTDELLEWIDNRTGPWAACLNLMDAHYPYVPDDKYNRWGGQKLRAIQDDIPDGPLVNAGFFEDRPWWQLAVLETMYDGCIRQADAHIGKLLTGLHDRNAFDDTLIVVTSDHGEGFGELSVVSPGVRLVDHNWGIDEALTHVPLVVKHPDQRNGEEITDPVSLAAFPSVAERMVEGESRPSFVSDRPVLTTCYRLKEPDESLSIPREDQETYLGPWHARYRTADQGVEKDVHHRGAEMTVHAPDSRSSYKRSREPATDTVESTIASLEQIDIVAGEQDISDDVETRLEELGYR from the coding sequence ATGTCCTCTCCGAACGTGCTCTTGATTGTTCTTGATAGCGTTCGTGCCCGAAACACCAGTCTTCACGGGCATCACTGCGAGACGACACCTGTTCTCGACCGCTTCGCAGAGGGGGCGACTCGGTATACGCAGGCTCGCGCACCCGGAATTCACAGTATTACCAGTCACATCAGTCTGTTCACCGGCCACGCCGTTGCACAGCATCGAGCGACCGACCACGGCGTCTCGCTCAAGTCGGGCCACACTGTCTGGGAGACGCTGGTCGAACAGTACGACTACGAAACCGGACTCTTCACGCCGAATTCGATCGTCTCTGAATCGTCGAATCTCGCGGAGTTCTTCGAACATTTAGTTGGCCCGAAACGCCGGATCGAGGCATTCCCCGAAGCGATCTCGCCCCAGGACGTTTCGGGTAATCCGTCCTACGTCGAATACGTCGCTGAGTGTCTCCGTGATGACCGACCGCTCCGATCGATCTGGAACGGGCTTGCTCGCTTGACCGAATCCGGATCGCTCGCGCACTCACCGTCCAAAGAACACGGCGGTATCTATACGGACGAATTGCTCGAGTGGATCGATAATCGGACCGGACCGTGGGCGGCCTGTCTTAACCTGATGGATGCTCACTATCCCTATGTTCCGGACGACAAGTACAATCGATGGGGGGGACAGAAACTCCGGGCAATTCAAGACGACATTCCAGATGGTCCGCTCGTCAACGCCGGCTTCTTCGAGGACAGGCCGTGGTGGCAACTCGCGGTCCTCGAGACGATGTACGACGGCTGTATCAGACAGGCTGATGCACATATCGGCAAGTTGTTGACGGGACTTCACGATCGCAACGCGTTCGATGATACCCTGATCGTTGTGACAAGTGATCACGGTGAAGGGTTCGGCGAGTTGAGCGTCGTCTCGCCCGGCGTGCGACTCGTCGATCATAACTGGGGGATTGATGAAGCGTTAACACACGTCCCGTTGGTCGTCAAGCACCCTGATCAACGGAACGGCGAGGAAATCACTGACCCAGTTTCGCTCGCCGCGTTCCCGTCGGTCGCCGAGCGGATGGTCGAGGGTGAGAGTAGACCATCATTTGTATCCGACAGGCCGGTCCTGACGACTTGCTATCGCCTCAAGGAACCCGACGAGTCGCTATCGATCCCTCGAGAGGACCAAGAGACGTACCTCGGTCCGTGGCACGCCCGCTATCGGACGGCTGACCAAGGAGTCGAGAAAGACGTTCATCACCGGGGAGCCGAGATGACCGTTCACGCACCCGATTCACGGTCGTCCTACAAGCGTTCACGCGAACCGGCGACCGACACCGTCGAATCGACGATTGCCTCTCTTGAACAGATAGATATCGTGGCTGGCGAGCAAGATATTTCGGACGACGTCGAAACCCGTCTCGAAGAACTCGGTTACCGATAA
- a CDS encoding FkbM family methyltransferase, with protein MCAIHERAETLLSSLYTGPIRRISERTGLHPFVFEIHRRIQTGTKRIDHRRAPNPYPVDVAGHTVRFDVSTLAEYNRVSSFLEEEALIDEIVDEVSAGDVYWDVGANIGTHAFLPAAANPEARVIAVEPHHRNVAKLIRNKTLNDLDTVSILPVALSDRNGTAALHGEENQPGYGSFSLVNESADAVADVPVRPGDDVIGDGVPTPSVIKIDVEGGELAVLDGLDGTLSTDAVRTVFCEVHQQEGISEAAVERRLRGFGYDVRRIAERGPMVFLRADRG; from the coding sequence ATGTGCGCCATTCACGAACGAGCGGAAACGCTGTTGTCCTCGCTCTATACGGGACCGATCCGGCGCATCTCCGAACGGACCGGTCTCCACCCGTTCGTCTTCGAGATCCACCGTCGAATCCAGACGGGCACGAAGAGGATCGATCATCGTCGCGCCCCGAACCCGTATCCGGTCGACGTCGCCGGCCACACGGTTCGGTTCGATGTGTCGACCCTCGCGGAGTACAACCGCGTCTCGAGTTTCCTCGAGGAGGAAGCGCTCATCGACGAAATCGTCGACGAGGTGAGCGCCGGCGACGTCTACTGGGACGTGGGCGCGAATATCGGGACGCACGCGTTCCTCCCGGCGGCGGCGAACCCGGAGGCTCGCGTCATCGCCGTCGAACCCCACCACCGGAACGTCGCAAAGCTCATTCGGAACAAGACGCTGAACGATCTGGACACCGTTTCCATTCTCCCGGTCGCGCTGAGCGACCGGAACGGGACGGCCGCGTTACACGGCGAGGAGAACCAGCCCGGCTACGGGTCGTTCTCGCTGGTGAACGAATCGGCGGACGCGGTCGCCGACGTCCCCGTGCGGCCGGGGGACGACGTGATCGGAGACGGCGTCCCGACACCGTCGGTCATCAAGATCGACGTCGAAGGCGGTGAGCTCGCGGTTCTCGACGGACTGGACGGGACGCTGTCCACGGACGCGGTGCGAACCGTGTTCTGCGAGGTCCATCAGCAGGAAGGGATCAGCGAGGCTGCGGTCGAACGCCGGCTTCGGGGATTCGGGTACGACGTCCGCCGCATCGCGGAGCGCGGACCGATGGTGTTCCTGCGAGCGGATCGTGGTTAG
- a CDS encoding glycosyltransferase — MNPSSAEISLIVPVYNDPDGVATTIASLRSQSLPGDEYELLVVDNGSSDRTQTVVEERLDDVDNARVLVEAKRQGSYAARNTGIQTSTGDILAFVDADMTVPEDWLESALETFQTTDADYMGCNVDLILPESPTLAARYDHHTGFPIEQYIERQHFAPTCCLFVRREVFEDVGLFDYRLVSGGDKEFGNRVHEASYDMHFAEDVTMFHPTRNSLQALVKKDLRVGRGLCQLQRYHPARYGTPSIPPRPSGIKSPDHNLPRGERLAFGALSRTLTGVRGLGYYREYLIGNREPDLEDGIPRLEQ, encoded by the coding sequence ATGAATCCCTCATCGGCCGAAATCTCACTTATCGTTCCCGTCTACAACGATCCAGACGGAGTTGCGACAACGATCGCATCGTTGCGCTCGCAGTCGCTTCCCGGAGACGAGTACGAACTACTGGTCGTAGACAACGGCTCGTCAGACCGGACGCAAACGGTTGTTGAGGAACGTCTTGATGACGTCGACAATGCACGGGTACTGGTCGAGGCCAAGCGGCAGGGCTCGTACGCCGCTCGAAACACTGGCATTCAGACGTCAACCGGTGATATCCTCGCGTTCGTCGACGCGGATATGACCGTCCCCGAAGACTGGCTCGAGTCCGCCCTCGAAACCTTCCAAACCACAGACGCCGACTACATGGGCTGCAACGTCGACCTCATCCTCCCAGAAAGCCCGACACTCGCGGCCCGCTACGATCACCACACTGGCTTCCCCATCGAACAATACATCGAGCGCCAGCACTTCGCCCCGACCTGCTGTCTCTTCGTCCGCCGCGAAGTCTTCGAGGATGTCGGTCTGTTCGACTATCGACTCGTCTCCGGCGGTGACAAGGAGTTCGGCAATCGGGTCCACGAGGCGAGCTACGACATGCACTTCGCCGAGGACGTCACCATGTTTCACCCGACGCGAAACTCGCTGCAAGCGCTCGTCAAGAAAGATCTCCGTGTCGGTCGCGGCCTCTGCCAGCTCCAGCGCTATCATCCCGCCCGCTACGGTACACCCAGCATTCCGCCTCGACCGAGCGGTATCAAGTCCCCAGATCACAACCTCCCGCGCGGTGAGCGTCTCGCGTTCGGCGCGCTCTCGAGAACCCTCACCGGCGTCCGCGGCCTGGGCTACTACCGAGAGTACCTCATCGGCAATCGAGAGCCGGACCTCGAAGATGGGATCCCGCGACTCGAGCAGTAA
- a CDS encoding NAD-dependent epimerase/dehydratase family protein has product MTGPTTARDEPTIAITGASGFIGSRVVQQLRATHPEWNVLTLDNQYRGQVDSVEDVDIDHVDVRDRYRLEERFEGADIVFHLAAVSGVDDCDENADLAYEVNVTGTNNVAWFCRKTGAALVFPYSMAVLGDPETFPITADLARDPMNWYGRTKLLGERAIEAFADGSFPAHLLLKSNLYGDHVIDGTVVSKPTVINFFVERAAAGETLTVYEPGTQSRNFVHVKDVARAYVRSAERLLEQLADGETGTETYEIAGDEDPSVMAVAKTVRDLARDELGETVDVELVENPRSAETMVEEFAVDTSRATETLGWEVHHSVEESVRELLRRRA; this is encoded by the coding sequence GTGACCGGACCGACGACCGCTCGCGACGAACCGACGATCGCGATCACCGGCGCGTCCGGGTTCATCGGCAGCCGCGTCGTACAGCAACTCCGGGCGACGCATCCCGAGTGGAACGTGCTCACGCTCGACAACCAGTACCGCGGGCAGGTTGACTCCGTCGAGGACGTGGACATCGACCACGTGGACGTTCGAGATCGATACCGGCTCGAGGAACGCTTCGAGGGGGCGGACATCGTCTTCCACCTCGCGGCGGTCAGCGGGGTCGACGACTGCGACGAGAACGCCGATCTGGCGTACGAAGTCAACGTCACGGGGACGAACAACGTCGCCTGGTTCTGTCGGAAGACCGGCGCGGCGCTCGTGTTCCCGTACAGCATGGCCGTCCTCGGCGATCCCGAGACGTTCCCGATCACCGCGGATCTGGCGCGCGATCCGATGAACTGGTACGGGCGGACGAAGCTCCTCGGCGAACGGGCGATCGAGGCGTTCGCCGACGGCTCGTTCCCCGCACACCTGCTCTTGAAGTCGAACCTCTACGGGGATCACGTCATCGACGGGACCGTCGTCTCGAAACCGACCGTGATTAATTTCTTCGTCGAGCGGGCGGCGGCGGGCGAGACGCTGACGGTGTACGAACCGGGGACGCAGTCGCGCAACTTCGTCCACGTCAAAGACGTCGCGAGGGCCTACGTCCGGAGCGCGGAGCGGCTGCTCGAACAGCTCGCGGACGGGGAAACGGGCACCGAGACGTACGAGATCGCCGGCGACGAGGATCCGTCCGTGATGGCGGTCGCGAAAACGGTCCGCGACCTCGCTCGCGACGAACTCGGCGAGACGGTCGACGTCGAACTCGTCGAGAACCCGCGGAGCGCCGAGACGATGGTCGAGGAGTTCGCGGTCGACACCTCGAGAGCGACCGAGACGCTCGGGTGGGAGGTGCACCACTCGGTCGAGGAATCGGTCCGAGAGCTACTGCGACGGCGCGCGTAG
- a CDS encoding NAD-dependent epimerase/dehydratase family protein encodes MTVLVTGADGYIGWPTALRIATRTTDRVVLVDTLARREWVDSVGSTSAVPAAEMAERLAAAEEVHGCANLSFIEGDLTDTETVDRLLSIHEPSVIVHTAAQPSAPYSQINGERANYTQHNNMQATRNLLWGLEEHGLTDTHFIETTTTGVYGAPEFPIPEGGATMEHEGERDEVPFPAMAGSWYHLTKSHDAANMRLAHTQFDIPISDVRTAITYGSETEETAADPRLATRFDFDYYFGVVAHRFCAQAVAEYPMTVYGRGEQRKPFIALEDAVEGLARLALSDPAERPDDHVVYNQVTRAISIVEVAETIADVAGEFDLDVDVEHFENPREEDETHKMEIENDRYVDLIDGQSTTFEEGVREVLGTIGEYDDTIEAHEDRFLPDVLTGDEAAKTASDAEESSSDETQPVDTEAE; translated from the coding sequence ATGACCGTACTCGTTACGGGAGCCGATGGATACATCGGATGGCCGACGGCACTTCGAATCGCGACGCGGACGACCGATCGGGTGGTTCTCGTCGACACCCTCGCCAGACGAGAGTGGGTCGACTCCGTCGGTTCGACGAGCGCCGTGCCCGCGGCCGAGATGGCCGAGCGTCTCGCGGCGGCCGAGGAGGTACACGGATGCGCGAACCTCTCGTTCATCGAGGGAGACCTGACCGATACGGAGACCGTCGACCGCTTGCTGTCGATCCACGAACCGTCGGTGATCGTCCACACCGCCGCACAGCCGTCGGCACCGTACTCACAGATCAACGGCGAGCGAGCGAACTACACCCAGCACAACAACATGCAGGCGACGCGGAACCTGCTGTGGGGTCTCGAGGAACACGGACTCACGGACACGCACTTCATCGAGACGACGACGACCGGCGTCTACGGCGCGCCCGAGTTTCCGATCCCCGAAGGCGGGGCGACGATGGAGCACGAGGGCGAACGCGACGAGGTTCCGTTCCCCGCGATGGCCGGGAGCTGGTACCACCTCACCAAGAGCCACGACGCGGCCAACATGCGTCTCGCGCACACGCAGTTCGACATTCCGATCTCGGACGTTCGGACGGCGATCACGTACGGGAGCGAAACCGAGGAGACGGCCGCGGATCCGCGCCTGGCAACCCGGTTCGACTTCGACTACTACTTCGGCGTGGTCGCCCACCGGTTTTGCGCCCAGGCGGTCGCCGAGTACCCGATGACCGTCTACGGACGGGGCGAGCAGCGCAAACCCTTCATCGCGCTCGAGGACGCCGTCGAAGGGTTGGCGCGACTGGCCCTCTCCGATCCCGCGGAGAGACCCGACGATCACGTCGTCTACAATCAGGTGACGCGGGCGATCAGCATCGTCGAAGTCGCGGAGACGATCGCCGACGTCGCCGGTGAATTCGATCTCGACGTCGACGTCGAACACTTCGAAAACCCCCGCGAGGAGGACGAAACCCACAAGATGGAGATCGAGAACGATCGGTACGTCGACCTGATCGACGGTCAGTCGACCACGTTCGAGGAGGGGGTCAGGGAGGTCCTCGGAACGATAGGCGAGTACGACGACACGATCGAGGCGCACGAAGACCGGTTCCTGCCGGACGTGTTGACCGGAGACGAGGCGGCCAAAACGGCTTCCGACGCCGAGGAATCGTCGTCCGATGAAACACAGCCGGTCGATACAGAGGCCGAGTAG
- a CDS encoding oligosaccharide flippase family protein, whose product MKLGQISFINFASQIASSVFGFLATIYLARTLGAGVLGTYFLVVALVIWLKVIAFGGVQSALTKRLSEGGDSGAYVTAGMGLFLGVYAVLLVGLFLARDLLAAYIGRPVALPIAVVLFATLLLMFVSGALQGQHRVHISGALEPVDTFSRSTLQIAAVVIGFGLYGLLAGYAIASAVAGLVGAIFVTWKVGLPGRRHLWSLFDYARYSWLGRLSSRTFSSMDTLVLGVFVAPDLIGVYEISWNLASLLAVFSLAIQQTLFPEISSVAADDERDRIVNLLDDAFAYAGLFLIPGLVGSALIGDFVLRIYGPEFGVGHVVLVILVGSRLAYAYGEQFLNALNGLDRPDLSFRINGIFFVTNITLNVVLVSAYGWVGAAVATAVSALVTLVIGYRVLDRFITISFPYREVGTQMLATVPMAAAVGAGRLVLEPSALAALTLVTLGAATYFAALFLLSGRFRATVIRNLPTGYGGS is encoded by the coding sequence ATGAAGCTAGGCCAGATCTCGTTCATCAACTTCGCGTCCCAGATCGCGTCGTCGGTATTCGGGTTTCTCGCGACGATCTACCTCGCTCGCACGCTCGGTGCGGGCGTGTTGGGGACGTACTTCCTCGTCGTGGCGCTCGTGATCTGGCTGAAAGTGATCGCGTTCGGCGGCGTCCAGTCGGCGCTGACGAAACGCCTGAGCGAAGGCGGGGACAGCGGGGCGTACGTCACCGCCGGGATGGGGTTGTTTCTCGGGGTTTACGCGGTACTGCTCGTCGGCTTGTTCCTCGCGCGGGATCTCCTCGCCGCGTACATCGGACGGCCCGTAGCGCTCCCGATCGCCGTCGTCCTCTTCGCGACGCTGCTGCTCATGTTCGTCTCGGGCGCACTCCAGGGACAACACCGCGTCCACATCTCCGGCGCGCTCGAGCCCGTGGACACGTTCTCCCGCAGCACGCTCCAGATCGCCGCCGTCGTCATCGGGTTCGGGCTGTACGGGCTGCTCGCTGGATACGCGATCGCCAGCGCCGTCGCGGGGCTCGTCGGGGCGATATTCGTCACCTGGAAGGTGGGTCTGCCCGGTCGTCGCCACCTGTGGAGCCTGTTCGACTACGCCCGATACTCGTGGCTCGGAAGACTGAGTTCGCGCACGTTCTCGTCCATGGACACGCTCGTCCTCGGCGTCTTCGTCGCGCCCGATCTCATCGGCGTCTACGAGATTTCCTGGAACCTCGCGTCGCTGCTCGCGGTCTTCAGCCTCGCGATTCAGCAGACGCTGTTCCCCGAAATCAGTAGCGTCGCCGCGGACGACGAGCGCGACCGGATCGTCAACCTTCTGGACGACGCGTTCGCGTACGCCGGGCTGTTTCTCATTCCCGGCCTGGTCGGCAGCGCGCTCATCGGGGATTTCGTCCTCCGGATCTACGGCCCCGAGTTCGGCGTCGGCCACGTCGTGCTCGTGATACTCGTCGGCTCGAGGCTCGCCTACGCGTACGGCGAGCAGTTCCTCAACGCGCTCAACGGACTCGACAGACCCGACCTTTCGTTTCGAATCAACGGAATCTTCTTCGTCACCAACATCACCCTCAATGTCGTGCTCGTCTCCGCGTACGGCTGGGTGGGGGCCGCCGTCGCGACCGCGGTATCCGCGCTAGTAACGCTGGTGATCGGCTACCGGGTTCTCGATCGGTTCATCACGATCTCGTTCCCGTACCGGGAGGTCGGAACGCAGATGCTCGCCACGGTACCGATGGCCGCCGCCGTCGGTGCCGGACGCCTAGTTCTCGAGCCGAGTGCGCTGGCGGCCCTGACGCTGGTCACCCTCGGTGCGGCGACGTACTTCGCAGCCCTGTTCCTCCTGTCCGGCCGGTTCCGAGCGACGGTGATTCGCAACTTGCCGACGGGGTACGGCGGTTCGTAG
- a CDS encoding TrmB family transcriptional regulator → MGPRTGSTELLQQLNLKEYEATALAHLLSAGRTTAPDISEATGIPQARVYGVLDSLADYGFIKVIPGRPKQYQPKSPAEILERAKENRRQRYEDYCTEVEDLREAFIEEFGPLYERADEDVTPTAELFHVVDVGTPSETETRQLYRNATDEVFVITNSFAYFDDVEPAVNGALENGVDVSILFLDPRTLPQEKAAVQADVVDRLEAEFPAIDYRFSEERLPWRGTFVDPSMAYDSGKAIFLVEETDVPDHRRQAAITENGSFVAGMLRYFDLIWEYESLEARPSS, encoded by the coding sequence ATGGGTCCGCGAACCGGTTCGACGGAACTGCTTCAGCAACTGAACCTGAAGGAGTACGAGGCCACGGCGCTCGCCCACTTGCTGAGCGCCGGTCGGACGACGGCTCCGGATATCTCCGAGGCGACGGGCATCCCGCAGGCGCGGGTGTACGGCGTCCTCGATTCGCTGGCCGATTACGGCTTCATCAAGGTGATTCCGGGCCGACCGAAGCAGTACCAGCCGAAATCGCCCGCGGAGATCCTCGAGCGAGCGAAGGAGAACCGGCGACAGCGATACGAGGACTACTGCACCGAGGTCGAGGATCTCCGCGAGGCGTTCATCGAGGAGTTCGGCCCGTTGTACGAGCGGGCGGACGAGGACGTGACGCCGACGGCCGAACTGTTTCACGTGGTCGACGTCGGAACGCCGAGCGAGACGGAGACCCGACAGCTCTACCGGAACGCGACGGACGAGGTCTTCGTCATCACCAACAGCTTCGCCTACTTCGACGACGTCGAACCGGCCGTAAACGGCGCGCTCGAGAACGGCGTCGACGTTTCGATACTCTTCCTCGACCCGCGAACGCTCCCGCAGGAGAAAGCCGCCGTGCAGGCGGACGTCGTCGACCGACTCGAGGCCGAGTTTCCGGCGATCGACTACCGGTTCAGCGAGGAGCGACTCCCGTGGCGCGGGACGTTCGTCGATCCCAGCATGGCGTACGACTCGGGGAAGGCGATCTTCCTCGTCGAGGAGACCGACGTGCCCGACCACCGGCGGCAGGCTGCGATCACGGAAAACGGATCGTTCGTCGCCGGAATGCTACGGTATTTCGACCTGATCTGGGAGTACGAGAGCCTCGAGGCGCGGCCGTCGAGCTAA
- a CDS encoding NAD-dependent epimerase/dehydratase family protein, producing the protein MRVLVTGGCGYIGSALVPQLLEDERVEEVVVLDSLASGSPETLRGCIDGSLRFHRGDVREYGDVERAMRGVDSVIHLAAITGAASTHDRRDETFAVNRDGTENVLTAAGKLDVESVVFASSCNNYGQAASRNLEETSEQDPINPYAASKVESEELLAEAIDDHGIDGTALRMSTNYGWSPGVRFNLVVNHFVFRGLTDRPLTVYGDGRNWRPFIHVEDAARAYAHAALEPESWPQLVYNVGSNDENYRIADIARIVRDELDRDLEITYLGDEHPGPSYHVNFDRLAETGFETEWTVRRGVRELADRLRRTRTRVIEA; encoded by the coding sequence ATGCGCGTCCTCGTAACGGGGGGCTGTGGCTACATCGGGAGCGCGCTCGTCCCGCAGTTACTCGAGGACGAGCGGGTTGAGGAGGTCGTCGTCCTCGACTCGCTCGCGTCGGGTTCCCCGGAAACCCTCCGCGGGTGTATCGACGGTTCGCTACGGTTCCACCGGGGCGACGTTCGCGAATACGGCGACGTCGAACGCGCGATGCGCGGCGTCGACAGCGTCATCCACCTGGCGGCGATCACGGGCGCGGCCTCGACCCACGACCGCCGTGACGAGACCTTCGCGGTCAATCGCGACGGGACGGAGAACGTGCTCACCGCCGCCGGGAAGCTCGATGTCGAATCCGTCGTGTTCGCGTCGTCGTGTAACAACTACGGGCAGGCGGCCAGTAGGAACCTCGAGGAGACGTCCGAGCAGGATCCGATCAACCCCTACGCGGCGTCGAAAGTCGAGTCGGAGGAGCTGCTCGCCGAAGCGATCGATGACCACGGCATCGACGGCACGGCGTTGCGGATGAGTACGAACTACGGCTGGTCGCCGGGCGTCCGCTTCAACCTGGTCGTGAACCACTTCGTCTTCCGCGGGCTGACCGACCGCCCGCTGACGGTGTACGGCGACGGCCGCAACTGGCGGCCGTTCATCCACGTCGAGGACGCCGCGCGGGCGTACGCACACGCCGCCCTCGAGCCCGAGTCGTGGCCACAACTGGTCTACAACGTCGGCTCGAACGACGAGAACTACCGGATCGCCGACATCGCCAGAATCGTCCGCGACGAACTCGACCGCGACCTCGAGATCACCTACCTCGGGGACGAACATCCCGGACCGTCCTACCACGTGAACTTCGATCGGCTGGCCGAGACGGGATTCGAGACCGAGTGGACGGTTCGACGGGGCGTTCGCGAACTCGCGGACCGACTGCGACGAACACGAACGCGAGTGATCGAGGCGTGA
- the aglG gene encoding glucosyl-dolichyl phosphate glucuronosyltransferase, translating into MKVSVVICTYAMDRYDVFSKCVDSVLAQTYDPLEVVIVVDGNDDVFDRVRTDYAAHDTVNVHCNDVNQGISYSRTRGAELATGDVVAFIDDDAVAEDDWVAQLARMYDETDAVAVGGHAKPDWVTEKPDFFPEEFYWLVGCDERGMGEHMEELRNTYGSNISFRREVFLNVGGYDENTGRHGDRHIQAHEAPVCIRMANKYGKGVVYNTEAVVHHKLFDYRGDFRWLVFRSFWQGYSKRIMDLLLPEASGDKNQYLKRLMLEFVPSRLSDLVRKPSGPKAKQLVSILVFTAAVGFGYLYGLLEVERSELTADREAVAEV; encoded by the coding sequence ATGAAGGTCTCCGTCGTCATCTGTACCTACGCAATGGATCGCTACGACGTGTTCTCCAAATGCGTCGACAGCGTCCTCGCCCAGACGTACGATCCACTCGAGGTCGTCATCGTGGTCGACGGGAACGACGACGTCTTCGATCGTGTCCGTACCGATTACGCCGCTCACGACACGGTGAACGTACACTGTAACGATGTGAATCAGGGCATCTCCTACAGTCGGACTCGAGGCGCCGAACTCGCGACCGGCGACGTCGTGGCGTTCATCGACGACGACGCCGTCGCCGAGGACGACTGGGTGGCACAACTGGCTCGAATGTACGACGAAACCGATGCGGTCGCCGTCGGCGGCCACGCCAAACCGGATTGGGTTACCGAAAAACCGGACTTTTTCCCCGAAGAGTTCTACTGGCTCGTCGGCTGCGACGAACGCGGGATGGGCGAGCACATGGAGGAGTTGCGGAACACGTACGGCTCGAACATCTCGTTTCGCCGGGAGGTGTTCTTGAACGTCGGCGGCTACGACGAGAACACGGGTCGACACGGCGATCGACACATCCAGGCCCACGAAGCGCCGGTCTGTATCCGGATGGCGAACAAGTACGGGAAGGGCGTGGTGTACAACACGGAGGCCGTGGTACACCACAAACTGTTCGACTATCGCGGCGACTTCCGGTGGCTCGTGTTCCGGTCGTTCTGGCAGGGCTACTCGAAGCGGATCATGGACCTGCTGCTGCCCGAGGCGTCGGGTGATAAAAACCAGTATCTGAAACGACTCATGCTCGAGTTCGTTCCGTCTCGCTTGTCGGATCTCGTGCGGAAGCCGTCGGGACCGAAGGCGAAACAGTTGGTGTCGATTCTGGTCTTCACCGCGGCGGTCGGGTTTGGGTATCTATACGGGCTTCTCGAGGTGGAGCGCTCGGAGTTGACCGCCGATCGTGAGGCTGTGGCAGAGGTCTAA